In Numida meleagris isolate 19003 breed g44 Domestic line chromosome 18, NumMel1.0, whole genome shotgun sequence, one DNA window encodes the following:
- the ALKBH4 gene encoding alpha-ketoglutarate-dependent dioxygenase alkB homolog 4 encodes MVELMDRDEWKPSQSGRKKQDYGPKVNFKKQRLKAGGFTGLPCFSKKIVAQMGACSVLGGFLPVEQCNLDYRPERGSAIDPHFDDWWLWGERLVSLNLLSKTVLSMSCDSEDSIQLFPTFSKEKKELSPPGSLTQTSARENSGRQGTSCLLSPRLVPSKEVTVAIHLPRRSLVVLYGEARYKWKHAIYRRHIEHRRVCVTFRELSAEFSAGGRHEELGRELLEIALSFQGTPV; translated from the exons ATGGTGGAACTGATGGACCGGGATGAGTGGAAGCCCTCGCAGTCTGGCCGAAAGAAGCAG GATTATGGACCCAAAGTGAACTTCAAGAAACAGAGGTTGAAAGCTGGTGGCTTTACTGGTTTGCCGTGTTTTAGTAAAAAGATTGTGGCACAGATGGGGGCCTGCTCGGTGCTAGGTGGTTTCTTGCCTGTTGAACAATGCAATCTGGACTACAGGCCAGAAAGAGGTTCTGCCATCGACCCGCATTTTGATGACTGGTGGCTGTGGGGAGAGCGTCTGGTTAGCTTAAACTTGCTCTCAAAAACCGTGCTGTCCATGTCTTGTGATTCAGAGGACAGCATCCAATTATTTCCTactttcagtaaagaaaagaaggaattaagTCCCCCTGGATCTCTTACACAGACATCAGCACGTGAGAACTCAGGCAGACAGGGAACCAGCTGCCTCTTGTCCCCAAGGCTCGTGCCAAGCAAGGAAGTGACTGTTGCCATTCACTTACCCAGGAGGTCTCTGGTGGTGCTGTATGGTGAAGCACGCTACAAGTGGAAACATGCCATTTACCGCAGGCACATCGAGCATCGGCGAGTCTGCGTCACGTTCAGGGAGCTGTCTGCAGAGTTCAGCGCTGGAGGAAGGCATGAGGAACTGGGCAGAGAACTGCTGGAGATAGCTCTTTCGTTTCAAGGAACACCGGTGTGA